A genome region from Prionailurus bengalensis isolate Pbe53 chromosome B4, Fcat_Pben_1.1_paternal_pri, whole genome shotgun sequence includes the following:
- the HSD17B6 gene encoding 17-beta-hydroxysteroid dehydrogenase type 6: MWLYLAALVGLYYLLRWYRERQVVSDLRDKYVFITGCDSGFGNLLARQLDLRGLRVLAACLTEKGAEQLRDQTSDRLETVILDVTKTESISAATEWVKERVGDRGLWGLVNNAGIFHPLCCTEWLKIETYVDVLKVNLIGLMEVTLSMLPLVRKAQGRIVNVSSILGRVAFFGGVYCSSKYGVEAFSDVLRRELQHFRVKISIVEPGYFRTGMTDLLWSLGRIKQAWEEVPSHIKEAYGQKFFDAHHNGVKQGLLRCSTNLNLVTDCMEHALISVHPRTRYSAGWDSQFFFIPLSYLPTSLADYILTRSWPKPAQAV; encoded by the exons ATGTGGCTGTACCTGGCGGCCCTCGTGGGCCTGTACTACCTCCTGCGCTGGTACCGAGAGAGGCAGGTGGTGAGTGACCTCCGAGACAAGTACGTCTTCATCACGGGCTGTGACTCAGGCTTCGGGAACCTGCTGGCCAGGCAGCTGGACCTGCGAGGCTTGAGGGTGCTGGCCGCGTGTCTGACGGAGAAGGGGGCAGAGCAGCTGAGAGACCAGACATCAGACAGGCTAGAGACGGTGATCCTGGATGTCACCAAGACAGAGAGCATCTCTGCGGCCACCGAGTGGGTGAAGGAGCGTGTGGGAGACAGAG GACTCTGGGGCCTGGTCAACAATGCAGGCATTTTTCACCCACTTTGCTGCACTGAGTGGCTGAAGATAGAGACCTACGTGGATGTCCTCAAAGTGAACCTCATTGGTTTGATGGAGGTGACCTTGAGCATGCTTCCCTTGGTGAGGAAAGCACAGGGGAGGATTGTTAATGTCTCCAGCATTCTGGGAAGAGTTGCTTTCTTTGGAGGAGTTTACTGTAGCTCCAAGTATGGTGTAGAAGCCTTTTCGGATGTTCTGAG GCGTGAGCTTCAACATTTTAGGGTGAAAATCAGCATCGTTGAACCTGGCTACTTCAGAACTGGAATGACAGATCTGCTGTGGTCCTTAGGGAGAATAAAGCAAGCCTGGGAAGAAGTCCCCTCGCATATTAAGGAGGCCTATGGACAGAAGTTTTTTGATGCCC ATCACAATGGCGTCAAACAAGGGCTGTTGAGATGTAGCACAAACCTGAACCTGGTCACTGACTGCATGGAACACGCTCTGATATCTGTGCATCCCCGTACTCGATATTCAGCTGGCTGGGattctcagtttttcttcattcCTCTGTCTTATTTACCTACGTCACTGGCAGACTACATATTGACTAGATCTTGGCCCAAACCAGCCCAGGCAGTCTAA